The Prunus persica cultivar Lovell chromosome G8, Prunus_persica_NCBIv2, whole genome shotgun sequence genome includes a region encoding these proteins:
- the LOC18766904 gene encoding protein CHROMATIN REMODELING 35, translating into MESPLDLTPIKTSYDGLYSKGYKRMKVCFDTNDYDSMDFSPSNHDEAVHKRPKSTSEVVDYSDPFAIPDLLERIDSGKYGSVTKDIEAILARKRQTLCPYFEKYPALSNLSLEEKRQSKRAPKSANQQASPLSQNNVIDLEDDSVENNAPAALLPVVIIDSDEEQSEHPRPPYPFKEVVLPEPSYSFQEVFLGQPSEQLVVRDFVENKVPGETKIKNDPGVYVGVEDDDNHQTDTEEDDGLGDIWNEMSMALESNKDVVVDPSSEGMSDGGEDCDCDHSFVLKDDLGYVCRICGVIDRGIETIFEFQFNKVKRSTRTYMPDSRNAKDREAAEISGVKLSEDGLIITEISAHPRHMKQMKPHQVEGFNFLVSNLVGDNPGGCILAHAPGSGKTFMIISFMQSFLAKYPNARPLIVLPKGILDTWKKEFKIWQVEDIPLYDFYESKADNRSQQLEVLKQWVEQKSILFLGYKQFSSIVCDRETSKISAMCQEILLKAPSILILDEGHTPRNDNTDVFQSLTKLQTPRKVVLSGTIFQNHVNEVFNLLNLVRPKFLRSETSRPIIKRIMSRVHISGVRKQFKAGSESAFYELVEHTLQKDNDFRRKVTVIHELREMTSKVLHYYRGDSLDELPGLVDFTVLLNLTTRQKHETEKLKKFARKFKQSSVGSAVYLHPKLYSFSWKPTDPDDKVDELLDKMDVKDGVKARFFLNLLNLCESAGEKLLVFSQYLLPLKFLERLVAKMKGWSPGREMFMISGESSSEQREWSMDQFNNSSTAKVFFGSIKACGEGISLVGASRVILLDVHLNPSVSRQAIGRAFRPGQKKKVFVYRLVAASSPEEEDHSTCFQKELIAKMWFDWNEYCGYRDFGVETIDVNECGDLFLESPVFREDIKVLYKR; encoded by the exons GTTTGTATTCCAAGGGATATAAGAGGATGAAAGTATGTTTTGATACAAATGATTATGATAGCATGGACTTCTCTCCAAGTAACCATGATGAAGCTGTACATAAAAGGCCTAAGTCTACTTCAGAAGTTGTTGATTACAGTGATCCATTTGCCATACCGGACTTGCTGGAGAGGATAGACTCTGGCAAATATGGAAGTGTTACAAAGGACATAGAGGCAATTCTTGCTCGAAAGAGGCAAACTCTTTGCccttattttgaaaaatatccTGCTCTGTCAAATCTATCCTTGGAGGAGAAAAGGCAGAGTAAAAGGGCTCCTAAATCTGCAAATCAACAGGCTAGTCCATTGTCCCAAAATAATGTCATTGATTTGGAGGATGACTCTGTTGAAAATAATGCTCCAGCAGCATTATTGCCTGTTGTAATTATTGATTCAGATGAGGAACAAAGTGAACATCCAAGACCTCCTTATCCTTTCAAAGAGGTCGTCTTGCCAGAACCATCCTATTCTTTCCAGGAGGTTTTCTTGGGACAACCATCTGAACAGTTAGTG GTAAGGGACTTTGTTGAGAACAAAGTTCCAGGAGAGACCAAAATCAAGAATGACCCAGGAGTTTATGTTGGTGTAGAAGATGATGACAATCACCAGACTGAtactgaagaagatgatgggtTGGGAGATATTTGGAATGAAATGTCAATGGCATTAGAATCTAACAAG GATGTTGTTGTGGACCCTTCATCTGAAGGGATGAGTGACGGCGGGGAGGACTGTGACTGTGATCATTCTTTTGTCTTAAAGGATGATCTTGGATATGTTTGCCGCATTTGTGGAGTTATTGACAGAGGAATTGAGACCATATTTGAGTTTCAGTTTAACAAG GTCAAAAGGAGTACAAGAACTTACATGCCTGATTCTCGGAATGCCAAAGACAGAGAGGCAGCTGAGATAAGTGGAGTTAAATTGTCAGAGGATGGTTTGATAATAACTGAAATCTCTGCCCACCCAAGACatatgaagcaaatgaaacCTCATCAAGTGGAGGGTTTCAATTTTCTTGTTAGTAACTTGGTGGGTGATAATCCTGGGGGTTGCATCTTGGCCCATGCTCCAGGTTCTGGTAAAACATTTATGATAATTAGTTTCATGCAAAGTTTTCTAGCCAAGTATCCAAATGCTAGACCGCTTATTGTGCTTCCTAAAGGAATCTTGGATACATGGAAAAAGGAGTTTAAAATTTGGCAAGTAGAGGATATTCCATTATATGATTTCTATGAATCCAAAGCAGACAATCGATCACAGCAGCTGGAGGTGTTGAAACAGTGGGTGGAGCAGAAAAGTATCCTTTTCTTAGGGTACAAGCAGTTCTCCTCTATTGTTTGCGATCGAGAAACTAGCAAGATATCAGCTATGTGCCAGGAGATATTGCTAAAGGCACCTTCAATTCTGATTCTGGATGAGGGGCACACTCCAAGAAATGATAACACTGATGTGTTCCAATCCCTTACCAAATTACAGACACCTAGGAAAGTTGTACTTTCTGGAaccatttttcaaaatcatgTCAACGAAGTATTCAATCTTTTGAATCTTGTTCGTCCTAAATTTTTAAGGTCCGAAACTTCGCGACCCATCATTAAGCGCATCATGAGTAGAGTTCATATATCGGGTGTAAGGAAGCAGTTCAAAGCTGGAAGTGAATCAGCTTTCTATGAACTAGTGGAACATACTCTACAGAAGGATAATGATTTCAGAAGGAAAGTGACTGTCATACATGAGTTGCGTGAGATGACTAGCAAGGTGCTTCATTATTATAGAGGAGATTCCCTAGATGAACTTCCTGGACTTGTTGATTTCACTGTGCTACTAAATCTCACCACCAGACAGAAGCATGAGACTGAGAAACTGAAGAAGTTCGCGAGGAAGTTCAAGCAAAGTTCTGTTGGGAGTGCTGTTTATCTGCACCCAAAATTGTACTCCTTCTCTTGGAAACCCACTGATCCAGATGATAAAGTGGATGAGCTCTTGGACAAAATGGATGTGAAAGATGGAGTCAAGGCAAGGTTCTTCCTTAATCTACTGAACTTATGTGAGTCAGCTGGTGAGAAACTTTTGGTGTTCAGTCAGTACCTCCTaccattgaaatttttggagaGATTAGTAGCCAAAATGAAGGGTTGGAGTCCTGGGAGAGAAATGTTTATGATCTCAGGTGAGTCAAGCTCCGAGCAACGGGAATGGTCCATGGATCAATTTAACAATTCCTCTACTGCTAAGGTCTTCTTTGGCTCAATTAAGGCATGTGGAGAGGGTATATCTCTGGTAGGGGCATCTCGAGTCATACTTCTGGATGTCCATCTTAATCCCTCAGTGAGCCGGCAAGCAATTGGCCGTGCATTTAGACCaggtcaaaagaagaaagtgttTGTGTACAGATTGGTAGCTGCTAGTTCCCCTGAAGAGGAAGATCATAGCACTTGCTTCCAGAAAGAACTAATTGCCAAAATGTGGTTTGACTGGAACGAGTATTGTGGTTATCGGGATTTTGGAGTGGAGACCATTGATGTGAATGAATGTGGTGATCTCTTCCTTGAAAGTCCAGTGTTTAGGGAAGATATAAAGGTTCTTTACAAAAG GTAG